A genomic segment from Callithrix jacchus isolate 240 chromosome 8, calJac240_pri, whole genome shotgun sequence encodes:
- the NUDT14 gene encoding uridine diphosphate glucose pyrophosphatase NUDT14 isoform X1, translating into MERIEGASVGRCAASPYLRPLTLHYRQNGTQKSWDFMKTHDSVTVLLFNSSRRSLVLVKQFRPAVYAGEVERHFPGSLAAVDQDGPQELQPALPGSVGVMVELCAGLVDQPGLSLEEVACKEAWEECGYSLAPSDLRRVATYWSGVGLTGSRQTMFYTEVTDAQRRGPGGGLAEEGELIEVVHLPLEGAQAFADDPDIPKTLGVIFGVSWFLSQVAPNLDLQ; encoded by the exons ATGGAGCGCATCGAGGGGGCGTCCGTGGGCCGCTGCGCCGCCTCGCCCTACCTGCGGCCGCTCACGCTGCACTACCGCCAG AATGGGACCCAGAAGTCATGGGACTTCATGAAGACACATGACAG TGTGACCGTTCTCTTATTCAACTCTTCTCGGAGGAGCCTGGTGTTGGTAAAGCAGTTCCGGCCAG CTGTGTATGCGGGCGAGGTGGAGCGTCACTTCCCAGGGTCCCTAGCAGCTGTAGACCAGGACGGGCCCCAGGAGCTGCAGCCAGCCCTTCCTGGCTCAGTGGGGGTGATGGTTGAGCTGTGTGCCGGCCTTGTGGACCAGCCTGGGCTCTCGCTGGAGGAAGTGGCTTGCAAGGAGGCTTGGGAGGAGTGTGGCTACAGCTTAGCCCCCTCTGATCTGCGGCGGGTCGCCACGTACTG GTCTGGAGTAGGGCTGACTGGCTCCAGACAGACTATGTTCTACACAGAAGTGACAGACGCCCAGCGCCGCGGTCCGGGCGGGGGCCTGGCGGAGGAGGGTGAGCTCATTGAGGTGGTGCACCTGCCCCTGGAAGGCGCCCAGGCCTTTGCGGACGACCCGGACATCCCCAAGACCCTCGGCGTCATCTTTGGTGTCTCGTGGTTCCTCAGCCAGGTGGCCCCCAACTTGGATCTCCAGTGA
- the NUDT14 gene encoding uridine diphosphate glucose pyrophosphatase NUDT14 isoform X2, with amino-acid sequence MKTHDSVTVLLFNSSRRSLVLVKQFRPAVYAGEVERHFPGSLAAVDQDGPQELQPALPGSVGVMVELCAGLVDQPGLSLEEVACKEAWEECGYSLAPSDLRRVATYWSGVGLTGSRQTMFYTEVTDAQRRGPGGGLAEEGELIEVVHLPLEGAQAFADDPDIPKTLGVIFGVSWFLSQVAPNLDLQ; translated from the exons ATGAAGACACATGACAG TGTGACCGTTCTCTTATTCAACTCTTCTCGGAGGAGCCTGGTGTTGGTAAAGCAGTTCCGGCCAG CTGTGTATGCGGGCGAGGTGGAGCGTCACTTCCCAGGGTCCCTAGCAGCTGTAGACCAGGACGGGCCCCAGGAGCTGCAGCCAGCCCTTCCTGGCTCAGTGGGGGTGATGGTTGAGCTGTGTGCCGGCCTTGTGGACCAGCCTGGGCTCTCGCTGGAGGAAGTGGCTTGCAAGGAGGCTTGGGAGGAGTGTGGCTACAGCTTAGCCCCCTCTGATCTGCGGCGGGTCGCCACGTACTG GTCTGGAGTAGGGCTGACTGGCTCCAGACAGACTATGTTCTACACAGAAGTGACAGACGCCCAGCGCCGCGGTCCGGGCGGGGGCCTGGCGGAGGAGGGTGAGCTCATTGAGGTGGTGCACCTGCCCCTGGAAGGCGCCCAGGCCTTTGCGGACGACCCGGACATCCCCAAGACCCTCGGCGTCATCTTTGGTGTCTCGTGGTTCCTCAGCCAGGTGGCCCCCAACTTGGATCTCCAGTGA